The following DNA comes from Weissella koreensis KACC 15510.
ATTTTTAATAAACTCCAAGGCAGCGACGCCAGGAAAGACATCGGCTAGAGCAATTCCTAAACGTAAGAGCGCATTTTCCCCCTCAGGTGCATTCATGGCGTGGACTGAGTTGCCTTGAATAATGAGTCCAGCATCTGTCTTCTGATAATTGAAGCCATGTTTTTCTAAGGCTGTTTCCACTTCAGACTGCCTAGCACCATTGTAAGTCGCTAATCCTGGTACAGCATTAAAAGCATTAACTAGATTAAGCTCTAATTCCGTTGAGCCAGGTCCAACCAAATATGATTGTTGAAGTCCCTTTTCGGCATACACAAGTGGAAATTCAGCATCGGGTGCAATTCCCATATCAATTCCAGCTTCTTTTTCATTATATTTAGCCATCCCCCGCCAAAGGATTTCCTCATCCGTTCCGAAAATGAAGCGTACTTTTTTATTAAAGGTCATTCCTTGATCTAGCAAGGCTTTAATGGTAAAGAGTGTCGCAATGGTTGGCCCTTTATCATCTTGGGTTCCACGTCCATAGAGCGAACCATCTTTTTGAGTTAGTTCAAAAGGATTCGTCTTCCAAGCTGCTTTATCTCCAGCTGGGACAACGTCAACATGACAAATTAGGCCAAAAATTTCGTCCCCTTCTCCAATTTCTGCATAACCATAATAACCTTCGGGATCAACATAAGTTTGATATCCTAATTCATCCGCAATTTTTAACACTTCATCTAAAGCTAAACGAATACCAATTCCAAAAGGTGCATTAGGGGCTGCTTCAGTATTATATGAAGGTTGAGAAATCATTCGTCCTAGAGCTTTAATCGCATTATTTTGAATTTCATCTGTAATATAATTTGTCATGAATTTTTCTCCTTAAAATAAGGTGCAGATTACCAAGAAGGCAATCGTAACAACTAGTAGGATTCCCATTAGCTTAGCAGTAAACTTTAGCCAAGTAGTAATATTAACATGTGCAATTGCCAAGGCCCCCATCACAATTCCAGACGTTGGCGTGATAATATTTACCCATCCAACAGCGGCTTGATATGCTGTGATAATTAGGTCAGGTGTAACACCTGAAAACTTCCCTAGTGGTCCCATAATTCCCATCGTAGCAGCTGCTAAACCAGATGTTGATGGAATTAAGAATGACATCGGAATATAGAAAATAAAGGTTAAGACGATGAAAATTCCACCAGGAAGATGTTGAAGTCCTTGTTCACCAGCATGTAAGACAGTAGCTGTTATATTTCCATCATTCATCACAACTTGAATTCC
Coding sequences within:
- a CDS encoding M20 family metallopeptidase; the encoded protein is MTNYITDEIQNNAIKALGRMISQPSYNTEAAPNAPFGIGIRLALDEVLKIADELGYQTYVDPEGYYGYAEIGEGDEIFGLICHVDVVPAGDKAAWKTNPFELTQKDGSLYGRGTQDDKGPTIATLFTIKALLDQGMTFNKKVRFIFGTDEEILWRGMAKYNEKEAGIDMGIAPDAEFPLVYAEKGLQQSYLVGPGSTELELNLVNAFNAVPGLATYNGARQSEVETALEKHGFNYQKTDAGLIIQGNSVHAMNAPEGENALLRLGIALADVFPGVAALEFIKNFGEDATGANLLGVIKDEVSGQLTFNISSLQINAKESRMQIDMRIPVQTEHDALIKLIEEKVAPFNFKYENFDYLEPLYVPKDGTLVKTLMQSYIKVTGEQMAEPGISGGATFARTMKNSVAFGAMLTTTPDFMHQANENWPVRDMRIAMEIYAEAFKNLLVD